A stretch of Mytilus edulis chromosome 11, xbMytEdul2.2, whole genome shotgun sequence DNA encodes these proteins:
- the LOC139494138 gene encoding uncharacterized protein — protein MRNKNGEMYKKTTMQSYRQGLQRHLSKTRDVDILKGDNFKQSKKAFQCMTKELNRLGLAAVEHYPAIADADMEKMYMFFCKNLESPKMLQYKVFVDMIHFGRRGRENLATLTRQDFAVQPDPEGTLYVYKTHDELTKNHQTDSEKSSDGSDRCPVRSFVKYIRRLNPKCNKLFQQPKLTAKDGIHYDNIPLGHNKLGIYMNEISKAANLSKEYTNHSCRATTVHILDEAQIPSRHIMSVTGHNSEASLKTYSGKTCEKNKKMMSNTLSEKTLCKTSKVSKPAALSSNIDFLCLSQTSVTVETEAISTTSFGSFNLQPLSDSQTQNLMNDIIPEMAADDGMDDGMDDLLKSLEVPRCIPKQSNSVNAASINQKAMPVPVFNNCSNISVNYNFIQKN, from the exons ATGCGCAACAAAAATGGGGAGATGTATAAGAAGACGACCATGCAGTCTTATCGCCAAGGCTTGCAACGGCACTTATCTAAAACAAGGGATGTTGACATTCTCAAAGGTGACAATTTCAAGCAGTCCAAAAAAGCATTTCAATGTATGACAAAGGAGCTAAATAGACTTGGTCTGGCAGCTGTGGAGCACTATCCAGCAATTGCTGATGCTGATATggaaaaaatgtacatgtttttctgtaaaaatttggAAAGTCCTAAAATGCTCCAGTACAAG GTATTTGTGGACATGATTCATTTTGGACGTAGAGGCAGGGAGAACCTGGCAACCTTAACAAGACAGGACTTTGCAGTACAGCCAGATCCAGAGGGTACACTTTATGTTTATAAAACCCATGATGAACTAACCAAAAATCATCAGACAGATAGTGAAAAGTCATCCGATG GTAGTGACCGATGTCCAGTAAGGTCGTTTGTAAAATATATACGCCGTCTAAATCCAAAATGTAATAAACTTTTTCAACAGCCAAAGTTAACAGCTAAAGATGGGATACATTATGACAACATTCCCCTTGGACACAACAAACTGGGCATTTATATGAACGAGATAAGCAAGGCAGCCAATCTGTCAAAAGAGTACACTAACCATTCATGCAGGGCAACAACTGTCCACATTTTGGATGAGGCACAAATTCCCAGTAGACACATTATGAGTGTCACTGGTCATAATTCAGAGGCATCTTTAAAAACATATAGTGgtaaaacatgtgaaaaaaacaaaaaaatgatgtCAAACACATTAAGTGAAAAAACACTATGCAAAACATCAAAAGTTTCAAAACCAGCCGCCTTGTCTTCAAATATTGATTTTTTGTGTCTTTCACAAACAAGTGTGACTGTTGAAACTGAGGCGATATCAACAACCTCATTTGGCTCTTTCAATTTACAGCCATTGTCTGACTCCCAAACTCAAAACCTCATGAATGATATCATTCCTGAAATGGCAGCTGATGACGGTATGGATGATGGTATGGATGATTTATTGAAATCTCTTGAAGTTCCAAGATGTATACCAAAACAGTCAAACTCAGTTAATGCTGCTAGTATTAACCAGAAAGCTATGCCAGTTCCAGTATTCAATAACTGTTCAAATATAAGTGTCAATTACAATTTTATTCAGAAGaattaa